The following proteins come from a genomic window of Gossypium raimondii isolate GPD5lz chromosome 5, ASM2569854v1, whole genome shotgun sequence:
- the LOC105769412 gene encoding LOB domain-containing protein 38: protein MSCNGCRVLRKGCRETCVLRSSLRWIESPEAQGNATLFLAKFFGRSDLLSLISSVPESQRPALFQSLLFEACGRTVNPVNGAVGLLSSGNWHICQAAVDTVLRGGSLRPVSEISAGVWRPSCDESSDRFCGDESYHFPSRYAESNPLMRMMMMDNQSASAASDLSLSLTTTKSGNGRRAGRRYEEEKKKAKTMSMYSEESEITASESNEYEGRQERKILKLFV, encoded by the exons ATGAGCTGCAACGGTTGCCGAGTGCTCCGAAAAGGGTGCAGGGAGACATGTGTGTTACGGTCAAGCTTACGTTGGATCGAATCCCCCGAAGCCCAAGGCAACGCCACCTTATTTCTCGCCAAGTTTTTCGGCCGTAGTGACTTACTTTCTCTTATCTCTTCTGTACCTGAATCCCAACGCCCTG CTTTGTTTCAGTCTTTATTGTTCGAGGCATGTGGTCGTACCGTGAATCCGGTGAACGGAGCGGTAGGGCTGTTATCCAGTGGGAACTGGCATATCTGTCAGGCGGCGGTGGATACGGTTCTTCGAGGCGGATCCTTACGGCCTGTTTCGGAGATTTCAGCCGGAGTTTGGAGGCCAAGTTGCGACGAGTCATCTGATCGTTTCTGTGGCGACGAGTCGTACCACTTCCCAAGCCGCTACGCCGAGTCCAATCCTTtgatgaggatgatgatgatggacAATCAATCGGCTTCGGCGGCGTCGGATCTAAGCCTCTCTTTGACGACGACTAAGTCCGGTAACGGAAGACGTGCCGGAAGGCGATacgaagaagaaaagaagaaagcaaaAACGATGTCGATGTACTCGGAGGAATCAGAGATAACTGCTTCCGAAAGCAACGAATATGAAGGAAGGCAAGAGAGAAAGATTTTGAAACTCTTCGTTTGA
- the LOC105769676 gene encoding zinc finger protein ZAT10, whose translation MALEALNSPTTTATPPFHFEDTTNLHCLESFTKRKRSKRPRFDHVTTEEEYLALCLIMLARGGDANSTNTSVIPHRHRSPTPTASPPPAPAPAPAPAPAPTSTVQNVSYKCSVCNKSFNSYQALGGHKASHRKLSGGNDDQSTSTTTSATAGGVISSALNPSGKTHQCSICHKNFPTGQALGGHKRCHYEGGAGNNASATASASGVTTSEGVGSTNTMSHISQRIDFDLNLPALPEFSPANFFVSGGDDEVESPHPAKKPRLLVRMPPKMQVNETN comes from the coding sequence ATGGCTTTAGAAGCTCTCAACTCTCCAACTACAACCGCTACGCCTCCTTTCCACTTTGAAGATACCACTAACTTACACTGCCTGGAATCGTTCACCAAGCGTAAGCGTTCCAAGCGACCGCGTTTCGATCATGTGACCACCGAGGAAGAATACCTCGCTCTCTGCCTTATCATGCTAGCACGCGGCGGTGATGCCAACTCCACCAACACTTCTGTTATCCCACACCGCCATCGTTCTCCTACTCCAACCGCCTCACCACCGCCTGCACCAGCACCAGCACCAGCACCAGCACCAGCACCGACCTCAACAGTGCAAAATGTTAGCTACAAGTGCAGCGTTTGCAACAAGTCCTTTAACTCTTACCAGGCTTTGGGTGGTCACAAAGCCAGCCACCGTAAGCTTTCAGGCGGAAACGATGACCAGTCAACGTCGACAACCACCTCTGCCACTGCTGGCGGAGTTATTTCATCTGCTTTGAACCCAAGCGGTAAAACCCACCAGTGTTCTATCTGCCACAAAAACTTCCCTACTGGCCAGGCCTTGGGAGGCCACAAGCGATGCCACTATGAAGGTGGGGCTGGGAATAATGCTAGCGCAACCGCTAGCGCCAGCGGCGTGACGACATCTGAAGGAGTGGGCTCAACCAATACCATGAGCCACATCAGCCAGCGAATCGACTTTGACCTGAACCTACCGGCTTTGCCAGAATTCTCACCGGCTAACTTCTTCGTATCTGGCGGTGATGATGAAGTGGAAAGCCCACACCCTGCTAAGAAGCCACGTCTCTTGGTGCGGATGCCACCCAAAATGCAAGTCAACGAAACAAATtag